A region of Sulfurimonas sp. DNA encodes the following proteins:
- a CDS encoding ABC transporter substrate-binding protein, giving the protein MKNFIYTGLLAILLAMTSLHADAKVDKIVIAGPFASVSHPILHMIQRDALKDVAKKVEFRLWKNPDELRAIVIKGDVDFVAIPTNTAAILNNKGVDVKLLNVSVWGILGMISRDNNLKTLKDFKGKKIAVPFRADMPDIVFKQLLKKQGLDPKKDFELIYVASPIDAMQMLIMRRIDHSLLAEPAISVALRKTKSFPISIVAPDLYRSVDIQDEWAKVFNTDRNIPQAGMAVLGRMKDEKIISRFMQEYDKSLAWYMSHPKEAGVLIADKINLLSEDGVADSIAHINMKSISAPDAKEKIEFFFNILKEEDPKSIGGKLPQDSFYYKAQ; this is encoded by the coding sequence ATGAAAAATTTCATATATACGGGGTTGTTAGCAATATTACTTGCAATGACCTCATTACACGCTGATGCAAAGGTGGACAAAATAGTTATTGCAGGACCTTTTGCATCTGTATCCCATCCAATACTACACATGATACAAAGAGATGCTCTTAAAGATGTAGCAAAAAAAGTTGAGTTTAGGCTATGGAAAAATCCTGATGAACTTAGAGCTATTGTTATAAAAGGAGATGTTGATTTTGTAGCGATTCCTACAAATACAGCAGCTATTTTAAACAACAAAGGTGTTGATGTTAAGCTTTTAAATGTTTCTGTTTGGGGAATACTTGGCATGATAAGTCGAGACAACAACCTGAAAACTTTAAAAGATTTTAAAGGTAAAAAAATTGCTGTTCCTTTTCGTGCTGATATGCCAGACATAGTTTTTAAGCAACTTCTAAAAAAACAAGGTCTTGACCCTAAAAAAGATTTTGAGTTAATCTATGTAGCTAGTCCTATAGATGCTATGCAGATGCTAATAATGAGAAGAATAGACCATTCTCTTCTTGCTGAACCTGCGATTTCAGTGGCTCTTCGTAAAACAAAATCATTCCCTATTAGTATAGTTGCTCCTGATTTATATAGAAGTGTAGACATACAAGATGAGTGGGCAAAAGTTTTTAATACTGATAGAAATATTCCTCAGGCTGGTATGGCTGTCCTTGGTAGAATGAAAGATGAAAAGATTATTTCTCGATTTATGCAAGAGTATGATAAATCATTAGCATGGTACATGTCTCATCCAAAAGAGGCAGGAGTATTAATTGCAGACAAAATAAATCTTCTTTCAGAAGATGGCGTCGCTGATTCTATAGCTCATATTAATATGAAGAGTATTTCAGCTCCAGATGCAAAAGAAAAAATAGAATTTTTCTTTAATATTTTAAAAGAAGAAGACCCTAAAAGTATTGGTGGCAAACTTCCTCAAGATAGCTTTTATTACAAAGCTCAGTAG
- a CDS encoding ABC transporter permease, protein MKFALKILKDFPAYLWSGWGSIASILLFIAVWDMGNQIYGDLVLPSPLETFQTLFVMLGDEEILEQINITLYRASAGFGISLVFGSALGLLAGFFVTASMMSRPIVTILVGMPPIAWIVLAMIWFGMGDETVIFTVIVASFPIIFVGALQGTRTLDGDLKEMADSFNLPWHMKFLDVYFPHIFSYVFPAWVSALGMAWKIVVMAELLATSDGIGATLAVARSQLDTPTALALVVIMIGSLMFIEYIVLEPIKREVELWRS, encoded by the coding sequence ATGAAATTTGCTCTAAAAATACTTAAAGATTTTCCAGCTTACTTGTGGAGTGGTTGGGGGTCGATAGCATCTATACTTCTTTTTATCGCTGTTTGGGATATGGGAAATCAAATCTATGGAGATTTAGTTCTTCCTTCTCCACTAGAAACATTCCAAACACTTTTTGTAATGCTTGGTGATGAAGAAATCTTAGAACAGATAAACATAACATTGTATCGTGCTTCAGCTGGCTTTGGAATCTCTTTAGTTTTTGGTTCTGCTCTTGGACTTTTAGCTGGGTTTTTTGTAACAGCATCTATGATGAGTCGTCCTATCGTTACCATCTTAGTTGGAATGCCTCCAATCGCTTGGATAGTTTTAGCGATGATATGGTTTGGTATGGGAGATGAAACTGTTATATTTACGGTCATTGTTGCATCTTTTCCTATCATCTTTGTAGGAGCACTTCAAGGAACAAGAACACTTGATGGTGACTTAAAAGAGATGGCAGATAGTTTTAATCTGCCTTGGCATATGAAGTTTTTAGATGTATATTTTCCTCATATATTTTCTTATGTTTTTCCTGCTTGGGTAAGTGCTCTTGGTATGGCATGGAAGATAGTTGTAATGGCAGAACTTTTAGCTACAAGTGATGGCATCGGAGCAACTTTAGCGGTTGCAAGAAGTCAGTTAGATACGCCAACAGCACTTGCTCTTGTAGTTATTATGATAGGTTCACTTATGTTTATAGAGTATATAGTGCTAGAGCCAATCAAAAGAGAGGTTGAGTTATGGAGAAGTTAG
- a CDS encoding ATP-binding cassette domain-containing protein, with the protein MEKLEVKNLNHHFGFTEILRDINFTLNKGEVLSIVGPSGGGKTTLLHLCANLLDVEEGSVINTFTSSAFAFQDARLLPWKNVIDNIALGLLASGVNKKEAIKQSCEIALKFGLEESDFEKFPKDLSGGMRQRVSFARALVVKPSLLFLDEPFSALDIGLKKELQAILIDMISKKEISILFITHDLMEAIRLSDEILLLKADPGHIIKKFSYELSQNERDDKYVYNESAKILQDEEIIDTFELELK; encoded by the coding sequence ATGGAGAAGTTAGAAGTAAAAAATTTAAATCATCATTTTGGTTTTACAGAGATATTAAGAGATATTAATTTTACTCTAAATAAAGGAGAAGTTCTTTCTATCGTTGGACCTAGTGGCGGTGGGAAAACTACACTTTTACATCTTTGTGCAAACTTGTTAGATGTAGAAGAAGGAAGTGTGATTAACACATTTACGAGCAGTGCTTTTGCTTTTCAAGATGCAAGACTTCTTCCTTGGAAAAATGTTATAGATAACATAGCTTTAGGTTTATTAGCATCTGGAGTAAATAAAAAAGAAGCGATTAAACAATCCTGTGAGATTGCTCTAAAGTTTGGTCTTGAAGAGAGTGATTTTGAAAAGTTTCCAAAAGATTTAAGTGGTGGGATGCGTCAACGAGTTAGTTTTGCAAGAGCTTTAGTTGTAAAACCATCTTTACTTTTTTTAGATGAGCCATTTTCTGCTTTAGACATAGGTTTAAAAAAAGAACTACAAGCCATACTTATAGATATGATTTCTAAAAAAGAGATAAGTATACTATTTATTACACATGATTTGATGGAAGCTATACGATTAAGTGATGAAATCCTTCTTTTAAAAGCTGACCCTGGGCATATAATTAAAAAGTTTTCTTATGAACTTTCTCAAAATGAAAGAGACGATAAATATGTTTATAATGAGAGTGCAAAGATACTTCAAGATGAAGAAATTATAGATACATTTGAACTGGAGTTAAAGTAA
- a CDS encoding NnrS family protein, translating into MSEKQQEEKLRATNHYLYYPDEKNVPPYLAYGFRPIFLLLAPYIVISMVLWGLVWSGLLSIPFMQDVLTWHVYEMLYGLITAGVLAFLATGLPELFPGLIPLVGKRLQYVVMLWLAGRVSFWFIDITGIYLTAILNLAMLGWIIWFAKDAVLDKLQRHASIGYTAVALFVIEVWFFASQLGFVNTTGMDILKVALGATVVIVLLALRRVNMEAINELMEDKEIDDVFISRPPKTNMAVFMVIIFTAVEFMYPQNSALAWLGFGVGAAILGVTSEYKLKDEFILNQPYVIYLASVYVLFSIGYVLMAWDLLNPDINGINHFRHFITSGGIGLSYIVVMLIISWVHTGRRLTSNIYTHLMVILIILATFMRGLIPFFDEYTSELYLYSSLIWSLPFVIYMIQFSKFLMLPRADGIKG; encoded by the coding sequence ATGAGTGAAAAACAACAAGAAGAAAAATTACGAGCTACAAACCATTATCTTTACTATCCTGATGAAAAAAATGTTCCTCCATATTTAGCTTATGGATTTAGACCAATATTTTTACTTTTAGCTCCATATATAGTTATTAGTATGGTTCTTTGGGGGCTTGTTTGGAGTGGACTTTTAAGCATTCCTTTTATGCAGGATGTACTTACTTGGCATGTTTATGAGATGCTTTATGGTCTTATAACTGCGGGAGTTTTAGCTTTTCTTGCAACAGGACTTCCTGAACTTTTCCCAGGTTTAATCCCACTAGTAGGAAAACGACTTCAATATGTTGTTATGCTTTGGTTAGCAGGGCGGGTTAGCTTTTGGTTCATAGATATTACTGGCATCTACCTAACAGCTATTTTAAATCTTGCGATGCTTGGTTGGATAATTTGGTTTGCAAAAGATGCGGTTCTGGATAAACTTCAAAGACATGCATCTATCGGTTATACGGCAGTTGCTTTGTTTGTTATAGAAGTATGGTTTTTTGCATCACAGCTTGGTTTTGTAAATACGACAGGCATGGATATCTTAAAAGTAGCACTTGGGGCAACTGTAGTTATTGTTTTGTTAGCTCTAAGACGAGTAAATATGGAAGCGATTAACGAACTTATGGAAGATAAAGAAATAGATGATGTTTTTATCTCTCGTCCTCCAAAAACAAATATGGCTGTTTTTATGGTTATTATTTTTACAGCTGTTGAGTTTATGTACCCTCAAAACTCAGCTTTAGCTTGGTTGGGTTTTGGAGTGGGAGCGGCGATATTAGGAGTAACAAGTGAGTACAAACTTAAAGATGAGTTTATACTAAATCAGCCTTATGTCATATACTTAGCATCTGTATATGTTCTTTTTAGCATAGGTTATGTACTTATGGCTTGGGATTTGTTAAATCCAGATATTAATGGCATCAATCATTTTAGACACTTTATAACAAGTGGAGGAATTGGACTTTCATATATAGTAGTTATGTTAATAATCTCGTGGGTTCATACAGGACGAAGACTAACATCAAACATATATACGCATCTAATGGTTATTTTAATTATTTTGGCTACATTTATGAGAGGTCTGATTCCGTTTTTTGATGAATATACAAGCGAGTTATATTTATACTCCTCACTTATTTGGAGTTTGCCTTTTGTTATTTATATGATACAATTTTCTAAATTTTTGATGCTTCCAAGAGCGGATGGAATAAAAGGGTAA
- a CDS encoding DsrE family protein, with product MKNKLLIVWSSEEKEVAKKLILLYGSVMLPRGYWDEATIMLWGPSARLLANDKELQERVKVVQDTGVKFNVCVVCSDDYGVTAQLEELGIEAIHTGEMLTQALQSDDVKVITF from the coding sequence ATGAAAAACAAACTTTTAATAGTATGGTCAAGTGAAGAAAAAGAAGTTGCAAAAAAACTTATTTTGCTTTATGGTTCTGTGATGTTGCCTCGTGGTTATTGGGATGAAGCGACTATTATGCTTTGGGGTCCATCTGCTAGACTTTTAGCAAATGATAAAGAACTTCAAGAGAGAGTTAAAGTGGTTCAAGACACAGGTGTAAAGTTTAATGTTTGTGTAGTTTGTTCAGACGATTATGGAGTTACAGCGCAACTTGAAGAGTTAGGAATTGAGGCTATTCACACAGGAGAGATGCTAACACAAGCTCTCCAAAGTGATGATGTAAAAGTTATAACTTTTTAA
- a CDS encoding bifunctional methionine sulfoxide reductase B/A protein codes for MDLKPWKGKIDTLSDEEKHVLINKGTQAPYIGKYTDEKSNGIYTCKICETPLYKSSAKFDSNCGWPSFDDAIKGAVKRVPDADGRRVEIVCAKCGGHLGHVFEGEGFTDKNTRHCVNSISLELDVKKEKKDSSLSYAYFAGGCFWGVEYYLEKLDGVKEVSSGFMGGHVKNPGYYEVVAGKTGHLEAVEVVYDKSKISYEKIARTFFEIHDPTQINGQDPDIGEQYLSAVFINDENERNTIKKLIALLDENGFDIATKILPYAEFYKADEGHQNYYNKKGSQPYCHGYKKRF; via the coding sequence ATGGATTTAAAACCTTGGAAGGGCAAAATAGATACACTTAGCGATGAAGAAAAGCATGTCCTTATAAACAAAGGTACGCAAGCACCTTACATTGGCAAATATACAGATGAAAAGTCTAATGGCATCTACACTTGTAAAATATGTGAAACACCTCTTTATAAATCTAGTGCTAAATTTGATTCAAACTGTGGTTGGCCAAGTTTTGATGATGCGATAAAGGGGGCAGTTAAAAGAGTCCCAGATGCAGATGGCAGACGAGTCGAAATAGTTTGTGCAAAATGTGGCGGGCATCTAGGTCATGTCTTTGAGGGTGAAGGTTTTACAGATAAAAACACTAGACATTGTGTGAACTCTATCTCTTTAGAATTAGATGTTAAAAAAGAGAAAAAAGATTCTTCGTTGTCTTATGCTTACTTTGCTGGTGGTTGTTTTTGGGGAGTTGAGTATTACTTAGAAAAGTTAGATGGCGTAAAAGAAGTTAGCTCTGGTTTTATGGGCGGTCATGTTAAAAACCCTGGATATTATGAAGTTGTTGCTGGAAAAACTGGACACCTTGAGGCTGTTGAAGTTGTTTATGACAAAAGTAAAATCTCTTATGAGAAAATTGCAAGAACATTTTTTGAGATTCACGACCCAACTCAAATAAATGGACAAGATCCTGATATTGGTGAACAATATTTAAGTGCTGTTTTTATAAATGATGAAAATGAAAGAAATACTATAAAAAAACTCATTGCTCTTTTAGATGAAAATGGTTTTGATATAGCAACTAAGATTCTTCCATATGCTGAGTTTTACAAAGCCGATGAAGGTCATCAAAATTACTATAACAAAAAAGGTTCACAACCTTACTGCCATGGTTATAAAAAAAGGTTTTAA
- a CDS encoding virulence RhuM family protein yields the protein MKSLSIKDELTEFLLYSTNKSDLKIEIFMHNETVWLPQKRMAELFGVDVSTINEHIKNIYKSHELEETATIGKFPIVQMEGKREVKREVNVYNLDAILSVGYRVNSSKATQFRIWATKILKEYIIKGFAIDDDRLKNGQHFGKDYFKELLERVRSIRASERRIYQQVTDIFAECSFDYNENAQTTKDFYATVQNKFHFAITGKTAAEIVYENANIKKPNMGLTSWKNSPDGRVLKSDTSIAKNYLQEEDIKKLERTIGAYFDYIERIIENRQELNMKDVSESVNKFLEFNEFKVLEGKGSISHMQAKEKASKEYEEFSKIQKIESDFDKEMKRLLDTHQI from the coding sequence ATGAAAAGCTTAAGCATAAAAGATGAATTAACAGAGTTTTTACTTTACTCCACCAATAAAAGTGATTTAAAAATAGAAATTTTCATGCATAATGAAACAGTTTGGTTACCTCAAAAGAGGATGGCAGAACTTTTTGGTGTAGATGTTTCAACAATAAATGAACATATTAAAAATATTTATAAAAGCCACGAACTAGAAGAGACTGCAACTATTGGGAAATTCCCAATAGTTCAAATGGAAGGTAAAAGAGAAGTAAAAAGAGAGGTTAATGTTTATAACCTAGATGCTATTCTCTCAGTTGGTTATCGTGTTAATTCATCGAAGGCTACACAGTTTCGTATATGGGCTACTAAGATTTTAAAAGAGTATATCATCAAAGGTTTTGCCATAGATGATGATAGACTTAAAAATGGTCAACACTTTGGAAAAGACTACTTTAAAGAGCTTCTTGAGCGTGTGCGTTCTATCAGAGCAAGTGAAAGACGCATATATCAGCAAGTAACTGACATCTTTGCAGAGTGTAGTTTTGATTATAATGAAAATGCACAAACGACAAAAGATTTTTATGCCACTGTACAAAACAAGTTTCACTTTGCTATCACAGGTAAAACGGCAGCTGAAATCGTATATGAAAATGCAAATATTAAGAAGCCAAACATGGGCTTAACTTCTTGGAAAAACTCACCCGATGGAAGAGTACTAAAGTCAGATACAAGCATAGCAAAAAACTATCTTCAAGAAGAAGACATTAAAAAGTTAGAAAGAACTATCGGTGCATACTTTGATTATATTGAAAGAATTATTGAAAATCGGCAAGAACTAAATATGAAAGATGTAAGTGAATCAGTCAATAAATTTTTAGAATTTAATGAGTTTAAAGTTCTTGAGGGAAAAGGATCAATATCTCATATGCAAGCCAAAGAAAAAGCTTCAAAAGAGTATGAAGAGTTCAGCAAAATACAAAAAATAGAGTCTGACTTTGATAAAGAGATGAAGAGGCTACTAGATACTCATCAAATTTAA
- a CDS encoding hydrolase — MINQFKPSFLLKNKHVQTLYSSAFRKIKSHKFEVERFELSDGDFIDCFWYNKQTSKSKKPIVLLFHGLAGSYKSPYIQGTMQELDANGFNSVVVHFRSCSGVMNKSATSYHSGRTDDALEFINSLKVKYTDNKLFCIGYSLGGNMLLKLLGELSSSSTITAAVSVSAPMLLDICANHINKGFAKFYQYILVKNLNDTLIEKFKTHDFKTLINLEKKDVKNLKTFWDFDEAYTAPIHGFASAQDYYTKSSSKQFLKHIKTDTLIIHSLDDPFMTPKIIPNEDEISSSVKLEIYQYGGHVGFIEGTIFKPKYWLEKRIVKYFKQKLA; from the coding sequence ATGATAAATCAATTTAAACCCTCTTTTTTACTAAAAAATAAGCATGTTCAAACGCTATATTCATCTGCCTTTAGAAAAATAAAATCACATAAGTTTGAAGTAGAGAGATTTGAATTAAGTGATGGTGATTTTATAGATTGCTTTTGGTATAACAAACAAACAAGCAAGTCTAAAAAACCTATCGTTTTACTTTTTCACGGTCTTGCTGGTTCATATAAATCTCCATATATTCAAGGAACGATGCAGGAGCTAGATGCAAATGGTTTCAATAGTGTGGTCGTTCACTTTAGAAGTTGTTCTGGTGTTATGAACAAAAGTGCCACTTCTTATCATAGTGGGAGAACGGATGATGCTTTGGAGTTTATAAACTCTTTAAAAGTAAAGTACACAGATAACAAACTCTTTTGCATCGGTTATTCACTTGGTGGCAATATGCTTTTAAAACTTTTAGGTGAATTATCTTCCAGTTCTACGATAACTGCTGCTGTTTCAGTATCTGCTCCGATGCTGTTAGATATTTGTGCAAATCACATAAACAAAGGTTTTGCAAAGTTTTATCAATATATCCTTGTAAAAAATCTAAATGACACTTTAATAGAAAAGTTTAAAACACATGATTTCAAAACTCTTATAAATTTAGAAAAAAAAGATGTAAAGAACTTAAAAACTTTTTGGGATTTTGACGAGGCTTATACCGCTCCTATTCATGGTTTTGCATCTGCTCAAGACTACTACACAAAATCAAGTTCCAAACAGTTTTTAAAACACATAAAAACAGATACTCTTATTATTCACTCTTTAGACGACCCCTTTATGACACCTAAAATCATTCCAAATGAAGATGAAATATCTTCGAGCGTTAAACTTGAAATATATCAATATGGCGGTCATGTAGGTTTTATAGAAGGAACTATTTTTAAACCTAAATACTGGCTTGAAAAAAGAATCGTAAAATATTTTAAACAGAAGTTAGCATAA
- a CDS encoding ribonucleotide-diphosphate reductase subunit beta, producing MNRKKIYNPESTEDVNDRKIFGGDPTGIFELNNIKYQWAYNLWEVMLNNTWFPKEVDMTRDINDYKNLTEAEKAAYDKALSQLIFMDSLQTNNLIDNVNPYVTSPEINLILVRQSFEEALHSQSYAVMVDSISTNSEEIYELWRRDMMLKSKNDAIAAIYQELAANPTEHNFVKACFANQILEGIYFYSGFAYIYTLARSGKMLGSAQMIRFIQRDEVTHLVLFQNLINTLRKERPDLFTSKLKEEVIAMFKEAVKLESDWGKYITQGQILGLTDEIVEQYIQFLADERLNAVGFEKLYNVDNPIKWVDDFAKFNDQKTNFFEGTVTNYSKGSLTFDDDF from the coding sequence ATGAACAGAAAAAAAATTTATAACCCAGAATCAACAGAAGATGTAAATGATAGAAAAATATTTGGTGGAGACCCAACAGGTATATTTGAGTTAAATAATATCAAATACCAGTGGGCATATAATCTTTGGGAAGTGATGCTAAACAACACTTGGTTTCCAAAAGAAGTAGATATGACTCGTGATATAAATGATTATAAAAATCTTACTGAGGCTGAAAAAGCAGCTTATGATAAGGCTCTTTCGCAGTTGATTTTTATGGATTCATTGCAAACAAATAATCTTATTGACAATGTAAACCCTTATGTGACTTCTCCAGAAATAAATCTTATTTTAGTTCGTCAATCATTTGAAGAAGCTCTTCACTCACAATCTTACGCAGTAATGGTTGATAGCATCTCCACAAACTCTGAAGAGATTTATGAACTTTGGCGTCGAGACATGATGTTAAAGAGTAAAAATGATGCAATTGCCGCTATTTATCAAGAGTTAGCAGCAAACCCAACTGAACACAACTTTGTAAAAGCATGTTTTGCAAATCAGATTTTAGAAGGCATCTATTTTTATAGTGGGTTTGCTTATATCTATACTCTAGCTCGTTCAGGAAAGATGCTAGGAAGTGCGCAGATGATTCGTTTTATACAAAGAGATGAAGTAACACACCTTGTACTTTTTCAAAACCTCATAAACACTCTTCGTAAAGAAAGACCAGACCTTTTTACCTCAAAGCTTAAAGAAGAAGTGATAGCGATGTTTAAAGAGGCCGTAAAACTTGAAAGTGACTGGGGTAAATATATAACTCAAGGTCAAATCTTAGGTTTAACAGATGAAATAGTTGAACAATATATACAGTTCTTAGCAGATGAAAGATTAAACGCAGTCGGATTTGAGAAACTTTATAATGTAGATAACCCTATTAAGTGGGTTGATGATTTTGCAAAATTTAACGATCAAAAAACTAACTTTTTTGAAGGCACTGTAACTAACTACTCAAAAGGTTCTTTAACTTTTGATGATGATTTTTAA
- a CDS encoding carboxymuconolactone decarboxylase family protein, translating to MAHIDLPEFEEMSPAIQDKARPILEKTGKLGEIFKLLAIDEKVYFATDEMIQKYLLDETSLSYDIKESIALLISVENGCKMCVDVHKSIAKMLGLTEQRIEEVLKGVDAISTTKEEKALLNFCIKASKKDNYKILKKEIIALKDMGYSDVQVIEAVAITGYFNYINTLSNVFALGE from the coding sequence ATGGCACATATAGATTTACCAGAGTTTGAAGAAATGAGTCCAGCAATTCAAGATAAAGCTAGACCAATTTTAGAAAAAACAGGAAAACTAGGAGAGATATTTAAACTCTTAGCAATTGATGAGAAAGTTTATTTTGCAACTGACGAAATGATTCAAAAGTATCTTCTTGATGAAACTTCACTTTCTTATGATATAAAAGAGTCTATAGCACTTCTTATTTCAGTAGAGAATGGTTGTAAGATGTGTGTAGATGTACATAAAAGCATTGCAAAAATGCTTGGACTAACAGAGCAAAGAATTGAAGAAGTCTTAAAAGGTGTAGATGCTATAAGCACTACAAAAGAAGAAAAAGCACTTTTAAACTTTTGTATAAAAGCTTCTAAAAAAGATAATTATAAAATCTTAAAAAAAGAAATAATTGCTCTTAAAGATATGGGTTACAGTGATGTTCAAGTTATAGAAGCTGTTGCTATAACTGGATATTTTAATTATATAAATACTCTTTCCAATGTTTTTGCTTTAGGGGAGTAG
- a CDS encoding carbon-nitrogen hydrolase family protein, translated as MYSLNSLLFDTTTKDYNTNLQTLLKLIDVCGDNSLIVAPEVCLSSYDYENFDEVLDFADEAIREIKKVSFSKIIILTILEKRDGEVFNFAKIFHNGEVVYERAKARLFRFGDEHKYMSEGSDENIKIVEVDGIKIAIFICFELRFKELWQKSQGADVIAVPSWWGVLRTEHFANLTQALAIMNQCYVVASDSLNEDCTKMSGIITPHGVVQRNIDKPCLSLEYSPKEIKIMRKYMDVGIA; from the coding sequence TTGTACTCCTTAAACTCTTTACTTTTTGATACAACGACAAAAGACTATAACACTAACTTACAAACACTTTTAAAACTCATAGATGTTTGCGGAGACAACTCGCTTATTGTCGCCCCAGAAGTTTGTTTGAGCAGTTATGATTATGAAAATTTTGATGAGGTTTTGGATTTTGCTGATGAAGCTATACGAGAGATTAAAAAGGTCTCTTTTTCTAAAATAATTATACTTACTATTTTAGAAAAACGAGATGGAGAAGTTTTTAATTTTGCGAAGATTTTTCATAATGGTGAAGTGGTTTATGAGAGAGCAAAAGCTAGACTGTTTCGTTTTGGTGATGAGCATAAGTATATGAGTGAAGGAAGTGATGAAAATATAAAAATAGTAGAAGTTGATGGAATTAAAATAGCTATTTTTATATGTTTTGAGCTTCGTTTTAAAGAGTTGTGGCAAAAATCGCAAGGCGCAGATGTCATAGCCGTTCCATCTTGGTGGGGAGTTTTAAGAACTGAACATTTTGCCAACTTAACTCAAGCCTTAGCTATTATGAACCAATGTTATGTAGTTGCAAGTGATTCTTTAAATGAAGACTGCACAAAAATGAGCGGGATTATAACTCCTCATGGGGTGGTGCAAAGAAATATAGATAAGCCTTGTTTAAGTCTTGAGTACAGCCCAAAAGAAATAAAAATTATGAGAAAATATATGGATGTTGGGATAGCGTAA
- the tssD gene encoding type VI secretion system tube protein TssD, with product MENSVFMTINGSTQGLITEGAFTPDSVGNIYQNGHEDEVAIKSFDYGTSTPLNQAGQISGQRSHQPLSIVKHQIKVKHLHQLS from the coding sequence ATGGAAAATTCTGTATTTATGACAATCAACGGTTCAACACAAGGTTTAATTACAGAAGGTGCTTTTACGCCTGACTCAGTTGGAAATATTTATCAAAATGGGCATGAAGATGAAGTGGCAATTAAATCTTTTGATTATGGAACTTCAACTCCTCTAAATCAAGCAGGTCAAATTTCTGGACAACGTTCACATCAACCATTAAGTATTGTTAAGCATCAAATAAAGGTGAAACACTTACATCAGTTGAGTTAA
- a CDS encoding type VI secretion system tube protein Hcp: protein MGKQEHFYTIALEDAVISSLTASSNGSEPVEYLNFSYRKIVLRHETSSTSSSDDIRTGVPS, encoded by the coding sequence ATGGGAAAGCAAGAACATTTTTATACTATTGCTTTAGAAGATGCTGTTATATCAAGTCTTACGGCATCAAGTAATGGAAGTGAACCTGTAGAATATTTGAATTTTTCTTATAGAAAAATAGTATTAAGACATGAAACATCAAGTACCTCTAGTTCAGATGATATTAGAACAGGTGTACCTAGTTAG
- a CDS encoding M15 family metallopeptidase produces the protein MLSKLFTLVLLLTNACASNDLNTKAQEIESKFLKAKLTRLSDIDSSIKVNLVNSNTDNNFFKMNFYGNLNECYLQKKIIYKLKKAQAFLKKSNPNLSLLLMDCARPRSVSWQMYNKLKGTPFEKYVANPATGSMHNYGSAVDITLINANGSHLDMGMNPFYKNRFELLYAVTKNKLFPSLSKEQSKNRLLLKSVMEKAGFKSIKLEWWHFNGFLKKTIRKKYKIIE, from the coding sequence TTGTTAAGTAAATTATTTACATTAGTTCTATTGCTTACTAATGCTTGTGCAAGTAATGATTTAAACACAAAAGCACAAGAAATAGAATCAAAGTTTTTAAAAGCAAAGCTAACTCGACTGAGCGATATTGATTCCTCTATTAAAGTAAATTTAGTTAACTCAAACACCGATAACAACTTTTTTAAGATGAATTTCTATGGAAACTTAAATGAATGCTATTTACAGAAAAAAATTATTTATAAGTTAAAAAAGGCACAAGCATTTTTAAAGAAAAGTAATCCTAACTTAAGCTTATTATTAATGGACTGTGCAAGACCAAGAAGTGTTTCTTGGCAAATGTACAATAAACTAAAAGGGACACCCTTTGAGAAATATGTGGCAAATCCTGCAACGGGTTCAATGCATAACTATGGTTCCGCAGTAGACATAACTTTAATTAATGCTAATGGGTCTCACTTAGATATGGGGATGAATCCATTTTATAAAAATAGATTTGAATTACTTTACGCTGTAACAAAAAATAAGTTATTTCCATCTTTATCAAAAGAACAAAGTAAGAATAGACTTCTTTTAAAGTCTGTTATGGAAAAAGCAGGCTTTAAATCTATTAAACTTGAGTGGTGGCACTTTAATGGTTTTTTAAAAAAAACAATTAGAAAGAAATATAAGATTATAGAATAA